The following DNA comes from Streptomyces globosus.
GCAGGCCGTGCGCCTTGGTGAGGGCACGGTCGACGCGCTCGGTCATGACGGTGCCGGCCCACACGAGGCCGTAGAAGGCGTAGTCCTCGGCGGGCATCTCGGCCTGGGTCAGTTTCTTCGGCATGGATCCGAGTATAGGGAGGGGGTTGCGTGTGCACACACACAAAGCTAAGTTGTGTGTGCACGCACAGACGATGTACCTCCTGAAAGGTGATGAAATGTCCACCACTGCCCGCACCTCCCCCGCACGGACCGTCCTGATCACCGGCACCTCGTCCGGCATCGGCCTCGCCGCGGCCGTCGCCGCCGCCCGCGCCGGCTGGCGTACCGTCGCCACGCTGCGCGACCTCTCCCGTGCGGACGCCCTCCGCAAGGCCGCCGCCGACGCGGGCGTCGACCTCGACATCCGGCAGCTCGACGTCACCGACGAGGCGTCCGTCGCGGCCGCCGTCGCCGGAGTGGTCGCCGACCACGGCCGCCTGGACGCCGTCGTCAACAACGCGGGCGCCGGCCACGTGGGCACCCTGGAGAACGACTCCCTCGCCGACATCCGCACCGTGATGGAGGTCAACTTCTTCGGTGTGCTGAACGTCAGCAAGGCCGCGCTCCCCCACCTGCGGGCAGTCGGCGGCCGCCTCGTCACCGTGACCAGCGTGGGCGGTGTCGTCGGGCAGCCGTTCAACGAGGCCTACTGCGCCGCCAAGTTCGCCGTCGAGGGCTACATGGAGAGCCTGGCCCCCGTCGCCCGCACGCTGGGCGTGGCCGTGTCGGTGGTCGAACCGGGCGCGGTGGCCACCGAGTTCGTCAACAACATCGGCATCGACGTGGAGGGCGGCCTGGAGGCCGGCCCCTACACCGGGGCGCTGCGCACGTATGTCGACCGCACCGTCGCGCAGTTCCTGGACGGCACCGCGCAGACGCCCGCCGGCGCGGCGGAGTCCGTCATGGAGGCGCTGACCGCTGCGGAGCCGGCGTTCCGGATCCAGACCACCGACTGGGCGCGGGAGTTCGTCGGCACGAAGCTGGCCGATGTGGACGGCTCCGCGGTCCAGAGCCTCACCTCCGCCTGGGTCGCCTGAGCCGCCCGGACGCCGGCGCGAGTGCTCCGGTCGCGGGTGCGGGCGGCAGGGGCACAGGGTCAGCGCTCGTGTCTGCCGGCGGGGGTTCCGGCGGCGGCGAGCGGCGGCGTCTCCAGGCCCGCCCCGCGGCGCAGGCCCGCCAGGAAGTCGGCGACGGCCTCGGTGGCCGTGGTGGACGGGGTCCAGTCCAGCTGCTCGCGGGCCCGGCCGGCGTCGAGCAGCGGCAGCCGCAGGAAGGCGTCGAGGAGGCCGGGGGCCGCGGGTACGAGGCGCATCCGCCAGGCTGCGGCGAGGGCCGCCCGGGCGGCTGCGGCGGGCAGCGGGACCGTGCGGGCGTGCAGCAGCCGGGCCACGGCTGCCATGTCCAGGACCGGATCGGCGACGAGGTTGAACGCGCCGCGCACGGGCCGGAACACCGCCTCCCGGTACGCCCGGGCGGCGTCGTCGGTGTGCAGGGCCTGGAAGCGCAGGCCCGTCACGGCAGGCACGGCGGGCAGCAGGCCCGGCCGGACCAGCCACGACGGCAGGAGCGGGCCGGCGAAGATCCGCCGCTGTTCGCTGGCGGCGGCCTCCTTGAACAGGAAGGCCGGCCGCATCCGGACCACCCGCATCTCCGGGTGCGCGGGCTGGAAGCCGTCCAGGTAGCGCTCCAGGTACGCCTTCTCCCGGGTGTAGGCGGCGCCCGGCCATCCGTGGGTCGGCCAGGTCTCGTCGACGGGCCGCCCGTCGGGCGGGCCGGGGGCGTACGCGCCGACGGACGAGGCGTGCACCAGGGTGCGGACGCCCGCGCGGGCGCAGGCCTCGAAGACGCGGATGCCGCCGAGGACGTTGGTCCGCCACGTTTCGACGGGGTCGTGGGTGGGCTGGAACTTCCAGGCCAGGTGGACGACGGCGCCCGCGCCCTCGAAGAGCCCGGTCAGGTCGGAGTGGCCGGGGTCGATGTCGGCGGCCACCCAGCGCACGCCCGGGATGTCGAGGGCTGGGCGGCGCCGGGCGATGCCCGCGACCTCGGTGACCCGCAGGTCGGCGGCCAGGGCCCGCACCACACTGGTGCCGGCGTTGCCGGTGGCTCCCGTCACGACGACCCGCATCACGACCACCCCGCCTTCACGGTCAGCACGCGGGCCCGGGCAGCGCCGCCCGCCGCCGCGCACGCGGTCGTCATCGGAGTCGGTGGGCGAACCGGAATCTGAGGTGTTGCAGGAATGGATGCAGACATGCCCCGCGCCTACCCGGGGCGGCCATGGCAACGCATCGGGGGGACCCGGGACCGGGACACGTGTGGAACCGAGCGGTCCGGGTAGCCGCCGCACCGTGAGCCCACGACACGACCGTTCCGTCCGCCTGCCCGACAGCACCCTGCCGCTGCTGCTCCACGGCTACGCCTGGCTGCCCGACCCGCTGCGGGCCGAGGACCGCCCGCTGGTGCGGACGCGCCTGATGGGCCGCCCCGCCGTGGCACTGCACGGTCCCGACGCCGTGCCGTTCTTCTAACGGACGATCTCGGCGCACTGGGCCGGGCCGCAGCCGGATGCCGCGGGTGCCCGCTGCACGCGGCGGCCACACAGACCGTCTTCGGCGAGGGGCCGGAGCGTGCCCGGGTCGTCCTGGTCGGCGAGCAGCCCCGGGACCGGGAGGACCGGGCCGGGGAGCCGTTCGTCGGACCGGCGGGCGGCCTGCTGCGCCGCGCGCTGGAGGAAGCCGGGCTGGACGCGTCGGAGGTCTGCCTCACGAACGCGGTGAAGCACTTCAAGTTCACGGTGCCGGAGGGCGGGAAGCGGCGCATCCACAAGTCGCCCGACCTGCGCGAGATGACCGCCTGCCGCCCCTGGCTCACGGCCGAGCCGGCCGCGGTCCGCCCCCGGCTGGTCGTGGCGCTCGGCGCCACGGCCGGACGGGCCCTGCTCGGCGGCCCGTTCCGGGTCGGCGACCACCGGGGCGTGCTCCAGCCCTTCCCCTCGCCCGGCGGGCGCGGGGACGGCGGGGCCCCGGCGCTCCCCGACGCCCGGTTCCTGGCGACCGTGCACCCCTCGTCCGTCCTCCGCGCCCGGGACCGCGACGCCGCCTACCGCGGCCTGGTGGCGGACCTGCGCGTGGCGGCCGCCGCCCTGCAGGACTGAACCGCGCCCGGGGGCGGGCCGCGGGGTCCCACCCGTGCAGGCGCCGGGCCCGTTTCCGGCCGGGAGATCCGGGCAGCCGCACGGTGAGGCACACAGGTACGCGCGCGTGCGCCCGGCGGGCCGGCGGTGATGCCGGCGCGGGCGGGCTGCGGCGCGCCCAGCCCGACAGGAAGGCCCGAGACGATGACCCGAGACACCGGAGGACGCCGGCAGCCGGAGCGCAGTGCCGGCTCGGGGGCGGAGCGGCGCAAGCCGACGCCTCCCTCGCAGGCTCCGGGCGAGGCCGGCGACCGTGAGGCGCGCCGGCGCGCCGACGAGGCCGTACGCGGCGGGAGCGGCGCGGGCGGCCGGAGCAGCCGGAGCGGCAAGGACGGTGAGGGTGGCGGACGCGAGCGCCCCGCCGACGTCCCGGCCACTCCCCCGCCGGTGGAGCCGCCGGACTGAGCGGCGGCCCGTACCGGCCCGACGGCAGGTGTCCGGAGGGAAGGCGATGACCCTGCAACTGGAACAGTCCCTCGACCCCGGGCACGGCGCGGCTGCCGCGGCCAGTGCCCGGAGCGCCGCGGTGAGGTTTCTCAAGGACGCGGCGCGGGCGGGCCGCCCGGTCACTCCGGTGACCGCGGACATCGTGCTGCTGGTGGTCAGCGAGCTCGTGACCAACGCCGTGCGGCACACGCCGGGGCCGTGCACCCTGCACCTGTCCCGCTACGAGGCCGGCGTCGGCATCGACGTCAGCGACACCAGCCCCGACCCGCCCGTGCCCCGGCCGCCGCATGTGAACGGGGCGGGCGGCTGGGGCTGGATCCTGGTCAACCACCTCGCCGAGGAGCTGTCGGTACGGCCCACTCCGGAGGGCGGCAAGACGGTCCACGCGTACATCGCGGACCGGACCTGAGGAACGGAAGAGGAACGAGGACGACGTGAACAAGGCCAAGCTCGCCTACCGGCCCGTCGGCATGGCGCTGGGCGCCACGGGAGGGTTCCTCGCCGGGCTGGTGTTCAAGCAGGTGTGGAAGCTGCTGGGCCGCCAGGGAGACGCTCCCGACGCGATGGACGAGGACCGCGCGTGGAGGGAGATCCTGATCGCCGCGGCCCTGCAGGGTGCGGTGTTCGCCGCGGTCAAGGCCGCCGTGGACCGGGCCGGCGCCACGGGAGTGCGCCGTCTGACAGGCCGCTGGCCCGCCTGAGGGCGGACCGCAGCCGTACGGCGCCCCCGGCTCGGTAGCCGGGGGCGCCGGGCTGTGTCGCGCCGCAGGAGCGCTCGTGTCAGTCGTGGCCGGGGCCGGGGCCGCGTGCCGTCCTGCGCTGGGCCTGCGGGCTGGGGCTGAGCGCGTCGCCCGCCTCGCCGTCGCGGGCGTCCTCGTCCGCGGCGCCCCGTTCTCCGCGGTGCCGTTCGCGGCCTGTGCCAGGCTGTTGCGCTCGGTGGCTGCCGGGGCGCCTGCGCCGGTCCTGCGGGGTGTCGTCGTCGAGCGGGGCGCCGCCGGCGCCGCCCTGGTCCATGTCGTCCATCGTTCGCGGTTCCTTTCGCGGGTGCCTACAGTTCGCGGAGGGCGGGCAGCAGTTCGGCCTCGGCCCACTGGAGGAAGGGCTTCTGGTGGGCGCCGCCGATCTGGACGAGCGCGACCTCGGTGAAGCCCAGTTCGGCGTACGGGCGCACGGCCGCGACGAACTCCTCCACGTCTGCGCCGCAGGGGATCGACTTGCCGACGTCCTCGGGACTCACCGCGGCGGTGGCCTCGGCGAAGGCGGCGGGGCCGCGCAGTTCGGCGTTGACCTGCCAGCCGCCGACCGACCAGCGGAACTGCTCGTGGGCGCGGGCCAGGGCGGCGTCCCGGTCGGGGTCGTAGCAGACGGGCACCTGCCCGACGCGCGGCTTTCCGGCTCCGCCGCTGCGGTCGAAGTCCTCCAGCAGCCGGCGCTCGGGCGCGATCGCGATGAGCAGGTCGGCGTGGCGGCCGGCGACGGCGCAGGAGCGCGGGCCGGAGACCGCGATGCCGATCTCCGGGGGCCGGTCCGGCACGTCGAAGAGCCTCGCACTGTCGATGCGGAAGTGCCGGCCGTCGTGGTCGACGGTCTCGCCCGCGAGGAGGCGGCGTATGACGACGGCGGCCTCCTCCAGGCGTTCCAGCCGTTCCCGCGGGGCCGGCCATCCGCGGCCGGTGACGTGCTCGTTGAGGTTCTCGCCCGAGCCCAGGCCGAGCCGGAAGCGGCCCTGCGACAGCAACTGCACCGTGGCGGCCTTCTGGGCGACGACCGCCGGGTGGTAGCGGTAGGTCGGGCAGGTCACGTACGTCATGAGCGGTATCCGCTCGGTGGCCTGCGCGGCCGCACCCAGCACACTCCAGGCGTACGGCGAGTGGCCCTGCTCTTCGAGCCAGGGGAAGTAGTGGTCGGAGATGACGGAGAAGTCGAAGCCCGCGGCCTCGGCGGCCACGACGTCGTCGACGAGCGCACGCGGCCCGGCCTGCTCGGTCATCATCGTGTATCCGATGCGCACCATGCCCGGCGTCTGACCCGTCCCCCCCGGCCTCAAACCCGGCCGGGTCCCGAGCCGGGCCGCTCCGCCCGCGGCGGGGTGCCCGCTCGTCCGGTCGGAGCAGCCGGACGGGCGGGCCGGGCGCCGAGGATCTTGGATGGCGGCATGGCGCCCACCTCGGCCGCAGACCCTCAGCTGCGGCAGATCCTGGCCGGCCGCGGGTACCGGCGGCTGCTGCTCCTCGCCGCGCTGCTGGGCGTGCCGGTCGCGTTCGTGTCCTTCTTCTTCGTCAGCGCGCAGCTCGCACTGCAGGACCTGGTGTGGGAGGACTGGCCCAAGGACCTCGGCTTCGACCGGGCGCCGTGGTGGTGGCCGCTGCCGTGCCTGCTGCTGGCCGGGCTGATCCTGGCGCCGGTCGTCACCCGGATGCCCGGCAGCGGCGGGCACGTCCCCGCGCACGGCCTCGGCGGACCGCCCGTCGGGCCGAAGGCGCTGCCCGGCGTGGTGGTGGCGGCGCTGCTGACCCTGCCGCTGGGCGTGGTCCTCGGGCCGGAGGCGCCGCTGATGGCCCTCGGCTCGGGGCTCGCGCTGCTCGCCGCGCAGCTGTCCCGCAAGCCGCTGGACGCCATGAACGGGGCCGTCATCGCGACGGCCGGGCAGACGGCCGCGATCTCCACGATCCTCGGCGGGCCGCTCGTGGCGGCGGTCCTGGTCATCGAGGCCGCCGGGCTCGGCGGCACGGGGATGGTCGTCGTGCTGCTGCCGGCCCTGCTCGCGAGCGGTGCCGGGGCGCTGGTGTTCACCGGGTTCGGCGACTGGACGGGGCTGCCCACGGGCGATCTGGCGCTGCCGACCGCACCTCCCCGCTTCACCCCGGACGCCGCCGACTTCCTGTGGGGGATCCCCGCCGCCGCGCTCATCGCCGCGCTGATCGCCGCCGGCATGGCGCTCGGCCGGCGCACCGAGAAGTGGATCCGGCCGCGGACGGGGCTGCGTACGGTGCTCTGCGCCGCCGCGGTGGGCGTGTGCGTGGCGGCGTACGCGCTGGTGACGGGCCGCGACCCGGCGGAGGCCGCACTGTCCGGGCAGATCACCCTGGGAACGCTGGCCTCCGACCCGCATGCCTGGCCCGTCGCGGCGCTGTGTGCGCTGATCCTGTTCAAGGGGCTGGCCTGGGGGCTCAGCCTCGGCGGGCTGCGCGGTGGGCCGATCTTCCCGTCGATCCTGATCGGCGCGGCCGCGGGTGCGGTGTGCTCGGGGCTGCCGGGGCTGGGCACGACGCCCGGGCTGGCGCTGGGCATCGCGGCCGCCACCGCGGCGGTCACCGGGCTGCCGCTGACGAGCTCCGTGCTGACGGTGCTGCTGCTGGGGGAGGGCGCCTACCACCAGGCCCCGCTCGTGGTGTTCGCAGCGGTGGTGGCCAGCATCGTCACCCGGCTGCTGCGCCGCCCGCAGGCGCCGGCGGAGGGGGCACCGCCCGGAGCCCGTGCGGCGGCCGGCGCGGGCCCCGCCGGCGATACCGCCGCCGGTCCCGGCTCGGATTCCGGCCCCGGATCCGCGTCCGGGTCTGAGCCGGGGGGCGGGCCCCGACCGGAGTCAGGGCCCGGTGCGGGAAGGGACTCCGCGCCGTGAGCCGGCGCCGGGACCGTGCGGCGGCCGGGGCGCCGGCGCAGGAGCCGCGGAACCTGCTCCAGGCGGTGCTCGCCCAGCCGGGGCGGCTGCCCGAACTGCTGGCCGGGTTCGCGCTGCGGCACAACGGCCCGCGGGCCGCACGCAGCGTGGCACGGCTGCGCGCGGAGATGCCCGATGCGGACGCCTCCGCCCTGGGGACGGCGGTGATCGCCCGCGGGACCCGTGCGACGGTCGCCGAGGGGGCGTTCGTCGGCGGCCCGTTCCTGGTGTTCATCCCGGTCGCGTTCTGCGCCGCGCTGCTGCGCCAGGCGCGTACCGTCATGGAACTGGCGGCCGTGACCGGCCTGGATCCCACCTCTCCGGAGCGCGCCGCGGAGCTGCTGGTGCTCCAAGGGGTCTACCCGGACACGGAGTCGGCGGCGCGGGCGCTCGCCGCGGATCCCGGCGCAGGCGCGCAGCCCGCCGGGCCTCCGCCCCGGAGCCGGTGGACGGTCCTGGTCGGGGTGACCCTGCGCATGGCCCGCCTCCTCGGCCTGCTGACCACCGCCGAGGAGAGCCGGGGGAGCCGCCTGCGGGCCTGGCTCGTCCGGATCGGCCAGTGGGCGCTCCTCACGGCCGTCCTCGCGGTGGGGATGGTGGTGCCGCTGGTCTGGATGCCGTACATGGCGGTGTCGTACCGGAAGGCCACCCGGCGGCTGCTGGCGCGGGCCGCCGACTCCTACCTGCTGACGGTGCCGCCACCGGAGCGGCGGCGCACCGCGTCCGGCCTGGACCCGGGGGCGCTCGCCGGGGTG
Coding sequences within:
- a CDS encoding chloride channel protein yields the protein MAPTSAADPQLRQILAGRGYRRLLLLAALLGVPVAFVSFFFVSAQLALQDLVWEDWPKDLGFDRAPWWWPLPCLLLAGLILAPVVTRMPGSGGHVPAHGLGGPPVGPKALPGVVVAALLTLPLGVVLGPEAPLMALGSGLALLAAQLSRKPLDAMNGAVIATAGQTAAISTILGGPLVAAVLVIEAAGLGGTGMVVVLLPALLASGAGALVFTGFGDWTGLPTGDLALPTAPPRFTPDAADFLWGIPAAALIAALIAAGMALGRRTEKWIRPRTGLRTVLCAAAVGVCVAAYALVTGRDPAEAALSGQITLGTLASDPHAWPVAALCALILFKGLAWGLSLGGLRGGPIFPSILIGAAAGAVCSGLPGLGTTPGLALGIAAATAAVTGLPLTSSVLTVLLLGEGAYHQAPLVVFAAVVASIVTRLLRRPQAPAEGAPPGARAAAGAGPAGDTAAGPGSDSGPGSASGSEPGGGPRPESGPGAGRDSAP
- a CDS encoding ATP-binding protein — protein: MTLQLEQSLDPGHGAAAAASARSAAVRFLKDAARAGRPVTPVTADIVLLVVSELVTNAVRHTPGPCTLHLSRYEAGVGIDVSDTSPDPPVPRPPHVNGAGGWGWILVNHLAEELSVRPTPEGGKTVHAYIADRT
- a CDS encoding DUF4235 domain-containing protein, which produces MNKAKLAYRPVGMALGATGGFLAGLVFKQVWKLLGRQGDAPDAMDEDRAWREILIAAALQGAVFAAVKAAVDRAGATGVRRLTGRWPA
- a CDS encoding NAD-dependent epimerase/dehydratase family protein, which gives rise to MRVVVTGATGNAGTSVVRALAADLRVTEVAGIARRRPALDIPGVRWVAADIDPGHSDLTGLFEGAGAVVHLAWKFQPTHDPVETWRTNVLGGIRVFEACARAGVRTLVHASSVGAYAPGPPDGRPVDETWPTHGWPGAAYTREKAYLERYLDGFQPAHPEMRVVRMRPAFLFKEAAASEQRRIFAGPLLPSWLVRPGLLPAVPAVTGLRFQALHTDDAARAYREAVFRPVRGAFNLVADPVLDMAAVARLLHARTVPLPAAAARAALAAAWRMRLVPAAPGLLDAFLRLPLLDAGRAREQLDWTPSTTATEAVADFLAGLRRGAGLETPPLAAAGTPAGRHER
- a CDS encoding SDR family NAD(P)-dependent oxidoreductase, with protein sequence MSTTARTSPARTVLITGTSSGIGLAAAVAAARAGWRTVATLRDLSRADALRKAAADAGVDLDIRQLDVTDEASVAAAVAGVVADHGRLDAVVNNAGAGHVGTLENDSLADIRTVMEVNFFGVLNVSKAALPHLRAVGGRLVTVTSVGGVVGQPFNEAYCAAKFAVEGYMESLAPVARTLGVAVSVVEPGAVATEFVNNIGIDVEGGLEAGPYTGALRTYVDRTVAQFLDGTAQTPAGAAESVMEALTAAEPAFRIQTTDWAREFVGTKLADVDGSAVQSLTSAWVA
- a CDS encoding UdgX family uracil-DNA binding protein (This protein belongs to the uracil DNA glycosylase superfamily, members of which act in excision repair of DNA. However, it belongs more specifically to UdgX branch, whose founding member was found to bind uracil in DNA (where it does not belong), without cleaving it, appears to promote DNA repair by a pathway involving RecA, rather than base excision.), encoding MGRAAAGCRGCPLHAAATQTVFGEGPERARVVLVGEQPRDREDRAGEPFVGPAGGLLRRALEEAGLDASEVCLTNAVKHFKFTVPEGGKRRIHKSPDLREMTACRPWLTAEPAAVRPRLVVALGATAGRALLGGPFRVGDHRGVLQPFPSPGGRGDGGAPALPDARFLATVHPSSVLRARDRDAAYRGLVADLRVAAAALQD
- a CDS encoding TIGR03557 family F420-dependent LLM class oxidoreductase gives rise to the protein MVRIGYTMMTEQAGPRALVDDVVAAEAAGFDFSVISDHYFPWLEEQGHSPYAWSVLGAAAQATERIPLMTYVTCPTYRYHPAVVAQKAATVQLLSQGRFRLGLGSGENLNEHVTGRGWPAPRERLERLEEAAVVIRRLLAGETVDHDGRHFRIDSARLFDVPDRPPEIGIAVSGPRSCAVAGRHADLLIAIAPERRLLEDFDRSGGAGKPRVGQVPVCYDPDRDAALARAHEQFRWSVGGWQVNAELRGPAAFAEATAAVSPEDVGKSIPCGADVEEFVAAVRPYAELGFTEVALVQIGGAHQKPFLQWAEAELLPALREL